In Belonocnema kinseyi isolate 2016_QV_RU_SX_M_011 chromosome 4, B_treatae_v1, whole genome shotgun sequence, a single window of DNA contains:
- the LOC117171036 gene encoding uncharacterized protein LOC117171036, with product MVAMLTRLMPNITGPRSSKQRILMSVANSIFFYGAEVWADALKVKCRRNRLLKVQYKGALRVACAYRLVSVPAVLVIAGCIQVDLQAAERKRIYEAKIEGADRNIYSMERSTTPQKWQQKWREETRGRWTARLIGEVQP from the coding sequence ATGGTTGCCATGTTAACACGGCTTATGCCGAATATAACCGGCCCAAGAAGTTCTAAACAAAGAATTCTTATGAGCGTAGCAAACTCTATTTTTTTTTACGGAGCAGAGGTGTGGGCTGATGCTCTCAAAGTGAAATGCCGACGCAATCGTCTTCTGAAGGTGCAATATAAGGGTGCACTCAGAGTTGCTTGCGCTTACAGATTGGTCTCCGTTCCAGCTGTACTTGTTATAGCGGGGTGCATTCAAGTTGACCTTCAAGCAGCTGAGAGGAAGAGAATCTACGAGGCAAAAATAGAAGGAGCTGATAGGAACATCTATTCCATGGAAAGAAGTACGACTCCTCAGAAATGGCAACAGAAATGGAGAGAAGAAACGAGAGGCAGATGGACTGCAAGGTTAATAGGAGAAGTGCAACCGTAG